In Capsicum annuum cultivar UCD-10X-F1 chromosome 8, UCD10Xv1.1, whole genome shotgun sequence, the genomic window ACTACATTCTACATTACAAGTAATATGCATATTGTCAGTGTGAACAGTTTTTATAccattattatatatttatctgTTGTTGTAGTAGGTaacttatttttatcttcttgattatcaaattcacatttttttactttttaaggAAACTTATCTTGTATAGATACAATCATAATATTATCTGAATGACATGATGATGGTGTAAAAATCAGTTTACAAATGTATGAGACTTTATTCATTTATGCAAATATCttgaatattttcatgattaagaAATAGACATTCTGAAATTTCTATATATGTCCCACTTGATAGAATAATTTCAGAAAAAAGTAAAGGAGGAAAAAAACATCCAATGTGAGTGATTGGAAAGCGTTACTAACAACGTTTGTTTTGACATACAATTGATTGCGTCACCAATTGATGTCTACATGCACCAGTTTCCCTTAGTGTCTACAAATAAGGAAATTTTTATCACTCTATCCCATTATTACTCCAATAATACACTATCCAAGTATACTATTTCTTGTTTGAGAGAAAAACAATCATGAGTAGTTTGAGATCTTATAATTCAATGGTGAATATTTGGGTTATTTTGGGTACAATGTTGTTGTTTATGGTGGCTAAAACTGAGTGCAAAAAATGTGCATTTAAGGCAATATTTAATTTTGGAGATTCAAATACTGATACTGGTGGTTTTTGGGCAGCTTTCCCAGCTCAAGCTCCTCCCCATGGAATGACTTATTTCAAGAAACCTGTAGGAAGGGCAACTGATGGAAGAGTCGTCGTTGATTTTCTAGGTGAAATTGTCACTCTTCATTTTCTTAGTTGATCCATTCTTTAAGTTATATACATCGACAATGTAGAATACTTAGTATCGGTAGATATTAATTAGTAGATTTGAACTCATAATTTTAACAGTAAAACGAGTTCAATactaaaaatcttaaattttggaTCCGTCTTGAGAGTTGGTACTAGTGAATTGTTGGTTAACTTAATCTCATAATGCACCAGTCTCATAATGCACCAGACTTAAACGCTTTTCTTTGGAAGATCATACTATATGCCAGTTGCTGTAGAATCTTCCATCTTAGTGAACAAGATGTCTTACAACTCAgttcttttgtttgtttatgatgaacattaaaaattctcaagtttaGAATAACAACATATCCCTGCATGCATTAATTGGTAGTTGCTAGCCAATATCTAAGCAAGAAGCCATAAAATATGATTTGTCTAATATGTTAAATGTTACGTTACGTAAAGTATTAAATGTTTACTGCTTACTCTGAATTCCGAACaggggcggatccaggatttGAAGGTTATGGGTGCTCGTTTACTTTACCAAAAAAATGTGTTGCTATTAGGGATCAAACTCACCCACTTTAGACATCAAGGTGCTTAAGTTCCACGCTAAAGCCAAAGCACCCAACAACCATTTTTGTCTATGGATGCTTAACAATACATTATAactaattttattgtattttctatataattatataaaaaagttctcttttttttttttccagctAATTTTGCTCATATAGGATTATAGAAGTTTGCATTATCATTGGAAGAAAACGAAATAGCCTTAGTGGAAAAAAGTAGCAAAATTGGTCCATGTCCATGTATGTTCTGAATAATATTCTCATAATTATTGGAAGGTTTTGTTTGTCCTTATAGGTTCTGTCCTAGATCCTTATCCTAACTATTGCACCCGTGACCTCTTCGTGTGGCTTAATTTCAAATTACATTATTAGCCCCTTTTgtgagtgttcaagaagtactgaagatataattaagtaaataaatgtATATTCAAGCTGGATGTGGCGGTAATAACTAATCCGCAGCTATAACGGTTATTAGTGTGTCTTCCTATGCTTTGCTTTTTGATTCCTTTTGAACAGTTTAAACTTTAAGATGTGATGGTAGCACAGTTAAACTTGGTACTGAAGTCCTTGATGCAAGTCTCCCTATGGCTCAATATTAATAAAAAGACATTTCACGAAAAAGAATCAGATTCACACGTAAAGAGGCGTTTTGAAGAAATAATTTGTTGAATAAAAGTGTACTCCCTCTTACAACTTAAACAAGAAGCATCTACGGAATGATTTATCGGCTAATAAACTTGTATCTTTCACACAATTATGTATGTACAGGAAAATATTTGTCCTCCTTCATCCTGCCTTAATTAATTGTTTAAACCTGTAACAGTATTTTGAAAGTTTCATTATTCCTGGTTGTGCAGCTCAAGCATTTAACTTGCCATTTTTGAGTCCATATCTGAAATCAATTGGATCTGATTACAAATATGGTGTTAACTTCGCAACATTAGCATCCACGGTTCGTTTGCCACAAACTTCCTTATTTGTAACTGGAGTTAGTCCTTTTTCTCTTGAGATTCAGCTAAGACAGATGCAAGAATTTAAAGCTAAAGTCGATGAACTTCCCCGTAAAGGTAATGCTACTAATGTTCCATTCTACGAAAAATTCAATGAATATTACGTTGTTTTGTTAACCATAACCGAATATGTCTGAATTTTCAGGGAAAACTAATCTGCCTTCCCCAAACATATTTGGAAAATCACTATATACTTTCTACATTGGCCAAAATGACTTCACCGGAAATTTGGCAAGACTGGGAATAAGTGGAGTGAAAGAGTTTCTACCTCAAGTGGTTTCCTTAATTTCCAGCACCATCAAGGTAACGAAAATCTTTGTCCTTCAAAGTCCTAGAATTCGATGATTACTTAGTtatgttttcaaacatatttttttgatttcttttgatAAATGACCCAACGTGGGATTATGTTGAAGGACCGCCATGTGCCACGTCAGCTAACAAgtttgacaaaaatacgctaaaatttagttagGGGTAATAGGACCACCGTGAAGtcggagtgtgtcgtagcaaaatTGGTCATAATTTGGGGGTACTAGATGCTTATCTCGTAAAGAAATCATTTGATTACGAGTCTGTTATCAAACTAACTGAATATCTGTTTGATGCTAGCTTTCTGTTTTATTTTCCAGGAGATATATGCATTAGGTGGGAGAACATTTTGGGTGCTAAATTTAGCACCAATTGGATGTTACCCTGCGTTTCTGGTGGAACTGCCTCATAACACTTCTGATATAGACCAGTTTGGTTGCATGATATCATACAATAATGCAGTGGTGGATTATAACAATATGCTTAAAGCAGCACTGGCACAAACCAGGAAGAAACTTGCTGATGCAAATGTTGTATATGTGGACACTCATGCTGTGCTCTTGGAGCTGTTTCAACACCCCACCTCTCATggtatttttctttgagtactGAATAGTCCAAAGTTATTTTGAATTGAATACCGCAAAATCTGACATAGATACATCACCTTAACAACTTTA contains:
- the LOC107839267 gene encoding GDSL esterase/lipase At4g01130, whose translation is MSSLRSYNSMVNIWVILGTMLLFMVAKTECKKCAFKAIFNFGDSNTDTGGFWAAFPAQAPPHGMTYFKKPVGRATDGRVVVDFLAQAFNLPFLSPYLKSIGSDYKYGVNFATLASTVRLPQTSLFVTGVSPFSLEIQLRQMQEFKAKVDELPRKGKTNLPSPNIFGKSLYTFYIGQNDFTGNLARLGISGVKEFLPQVVSLISSTIKEIYALGGRTFWVLNLAPIGCYPAFLVELPHNTSDIDQFGCMISYNNAVVDYNNMLKAALAQTRKKLADANVVYVDTHAVLLELFQHPTSHGLKYGTKSCCGYGDGAYNFNQQVFCGNTKQVNGKNVTAKACEDPQNYVSWDGIHATDAANKVTAYAILNGSYFDPPFPLHKYCDIQPIG